One part of the Mytilus trossulus isolate FHL-02 chromosome 11, PNRI_Mtr1.1.1.hap1, whole genome shotgun sequence genome encodes these proteins:
- the LOC134691206 gene encoding uncharacterized protein LOC134691206: MASGRTNSNAGVGRPRGWMFWAAYVLGIAAFLFVFIAFASPYWYKSWSRVHSPLANVGLWHICLSGWVKPYDPSMRSYVGCWWIHSTFFEDVYDLIMPPWFRAVQALVIFTLLCNLGALAILTAYICDMYGSHFYDNRRPKLFFLSSILLFAAGGLVLIVSLVFAEKSRDGSWMPRPWLNYLSFSFGCNVMSGFASAFAGMIMFIKATDIRRKPDKKEPEGIEFDEKVAPSQASGSAYLPPMKSVYPAPQRLPPASYYSGPPRSHVSSRDNAPSISSSGSVFPPPPMPAQPMSGANGSDKKSESFV, translated from the exons ATGGCGTCTGGGAGAACGAATTCTAATGCTGGAGTTGGAAGACCCAGAGGATGGATGTTCTGGGCTGCGTATGTTTTAGGAATTGCAGctttcttgtttgttttcattgccTTCGCATCGCCATATTGGTATAAATCTTGGAGTCGAGTTCACAGTCCCTTGGCGAATGTCGGATTGTGGCATATTTGTTTATCAGGATGGGTGAAGCCTTACGATCCTTCCATGAGATCCTACGTTGGATGTTGGTGGATACATTCTACATTCTTTGAAGATGTTTATGATTTGATAATGCCAC CGTGGTTCCGAGCAGTACAAGCCTTGGTAATATTCACATTACTGTGTAACTTGGGAGCATTAGCCATACTTACAGCTTACATATGTGATATGTATGGATCACATTTCTATGACAACAGAAGACCAAAGTTATTTTTCCTCAGTAGCATTCTGTTGTTTGCTGCAG GTGGTTTGGTGTTAATTGTCTCCCTTGTATTTGCTGAGAAATCTCGTGACGGATCATGGATGCCAAGACCTTGGTTGAATTATCTGTCATTTTCTTTTGGATGTAATGTCATGAGTGGTTTTGCATCAGCATTTGCAGGAATGATCATGTTCATAAAAGCCACAGATATAAGGAGAAAGCCAGACAAGAAAGAACCAGAAGGTATAGAGTTTGATGAAAAGGTGGCTCCAAGTCAGGCTAGTGGCTCAGCTTACCTGCCACCAATGAAATCTGTTTACCCTGCACCACAACGGTTGCCACCAGCAAGTTATTATTCAGGACCGCCAAGGTCACATGTGTCGTCAAGAGACAATGCTCCAAGTATTTCTAGCTCTGGATCAGTCTTCCCACCCCCACCTATGCCTGCACAACCAATGTCAGGGGCTAATGGATCGGACAAAAAGAGTGAATCTTTTGTATAA
- the LOC134690423 gene encoding collagen alpha-1(IV) chain-like: MKGYKGNKGEKGYKGYKGEKGYKGNKGQKGFKGNKGTKGYKGQKGQKGSKGFKGIKGYKGEKGLKGIKGLKGKKGYKGYKGQKGYKGLKGQKGYTGIKGQKGEKGFKGQKGYKGQKGTKGFKGNKGQKGYKGNKGGKGYKANKGQKGYKGFKGMKGYKGEKGQKGYKGYKGQKGIKGQKGQKGLKGYKGVKGFKGYKGLKGNKGYKGQKGTKGYKGQKGSKGYKGQKGSKGVKGLKGQKGIKGYKGGKGYKGFKGQKGYKGYKGIKGMKGFKGLKGVKGHKGIKGLKGYKGKKGYKGNKGIKGIIGNKGQKGYKGFKGLKGDRGSKGKKGLKGFIGIKGYKGNKGLKGSKGIKGQKGYKGQKQKGIKGLKGQKGIKAFKGQKGFKGNKGQKGFKGGKGQNGNKGYKGQKGLKGYKGQKGLKGENGKKGYKGYKGLKGQKGSKGKKGYKGLKGNKGYKGYEGHKGNKGYKGQKGNKAEKGMKGYKGDQGQKGYKGIKGIKGYKGTKGIKGNKGYKGMQGQKGYKGMKGLKGYKGMKGQKGYKGLKGSKGYKGMKGYKGTKGQKGYKGTKGRKGFKGYKGQKGQKGYKGFIGRKGVKGEKGRLNPEPAEIGDKGQKGIKGEPGPKGAKGRKGRKGQKGDKGEI; this comes from the exons ATGAAAGGTTATAAAGGAAATAAAGGAGAAAAGGGTTATAAAGGTTACAAAGGAGAAAAGGGTTACAAAGGTAACAAAGGACAGAAGGGATTCAAAGGTAATAAGGGAACGAAAGGATATAAAGGTCAAAAGGGACAAAAAGGATCGAAGGGTTTCAAGGGCATAAAAGGATATAAAGGAGAAAAAGGGTTAAAAGGGATAAAAGGATTGAAAGGAAAAAAAGGATACAAGGGCTATAAAGGTCAAAAAGGTTACAAGGGATTAAAAGGACAAAAAGGATATACAGGTATAAAAGGACAAAAAGGTGAAAAGGGTTTCAAAGGACAAAAGGGATACAAAGGACAAAAGGGAACAAAAGGTTTTAAAGGAAATAAGGGACAAAAAGGTTATAAGGGTAACAAAGGAGGAAAAGGATACAAAGCTAATAAAGGGCAAAAAGGATACAAAGGTTTTAAAGGAATGAAGGGATATAAAGGTGAAAAGGGCCAAAAGGGATATAAAGGTTACAAAGGACAGAAGGGAATTAAAGGTCAGAAAGGACAGAAAGGCTTAAAAGGTTATAAGGGAGTGAAAGGATTTAAAGGATATAAAGGTCTAAAAGGAAATAAAGGATACAAAGGGCAGAAAGGAACTAAAGGATATAAAGGACAGAAAGGTTCCAAAGGATATAAAGGACAGAAAGGGTCTAAAGGAGTAAAAGGCCTGAAAGGTCAAAAGGGAATCAAAGGATACAAAGGAGGAAAGGGTTATAAAGGATTCAAAGGACAAAAGGGATATAAAGGATATAAAGGAATAAAAGGAATGAAAGGATTCAAAGGACTGAAAGGAGTTAAAGGGCATAAAGGTATCAAAGGCTTGAAAGGATATAAGGGTAAAAAAGGCTATAAAGGTAATAAAGGAATTAAAGGAATTATTGGTAATAAAGGACAGAAAGGATACAAAGGTTTCAAAGGTCTAAAAGGTGACAGAGGTTCTAAAggaaaaaaaggtttaaaaggCTTCATAGGAATTAAGGGCTATAAAGGCAACAAAGGTCTAAAGGGTTCTAAAGGAATTAAGGGACAAAAGGGATATAAAGGGCAGAAGCAGAAAGGAATTAAAGGATTAAAAGGACAGAAAGGAATTAAAGCATTTAAAGGACAGAAAGGATTCAAAGGAAATAAAGGACAAAAAGGATTCAAAGGTGGAAAAGGACAGAATGGGAATAAAGGCTACAAAGGACAAAAAGGTTTAAAAGGTTATAAAGGACAAAAAGGACTTAAGGGAGAAAATGGAAAGAAGGGATATAAAGGATACAAAGGACTGAAAGGACAGAAGGGATCTAAAGGCAAAAAAGGTTATAAAGGTTTGAAAGGAAACAAAGGGTATAAAGGTTATGAAGGCCACAAGGGTAACAAGGGTTATAAAGGACAGAAGGGAAATAAAGCAGAAAAGGGAATGAAAGGCTACAAAGGAGATCAAGGACAGAAGGGATATAAGGGTATCAAAGGAATAAAGGGATACAAAGGTACCAAAGGTATTAAGGGTAATAAAGGTTACAAAGGAATGCAGGGACAAAAAGGATATAAAGGAATGAAAGGACTCAAGGGATACAAAGGAATGAAAGGACAGAAAGGATACAAGGGACTCAAAGGATCAAAAGGTTACAAGGGGATGAAAGGTTATAAAGGGACCAAAGGACAAAAAGGATATAAAGGGACAAAGGGACGAAAAGGATTTAAAGGTTATAAAGgacaaaaaggacaaaaagGTTATAAGGGATTCATAGGACGAAAAGGAGTTAAGGGAGAAAAGGGGCGACTAAATCCCGAACCAGCAGAAATAGGAGATAAAGGCCAGAAGGGAATTAAAGGAGAACCCGGTCCTAAAGGAGCTAAAG GGAGGAAAGGGAGAAAAGGACAAAAAGGTGACAAGGGGGAA aTTTGA